In Halobacteriovorax marinus SJ, the following proteins share a genomic window:
- a CDS encoding LysR family transcriptional regulator encodes MDYRYLKAFLYTAEYASFSKAAQKLKIAQSAVSRQIKLLEESLDEELIMRSSKKVLLTTKGKELYLVAKQFDEMTDEIFQKEEKKPLRIGILNGLLKNWFTPYLTKYCKKYSRELSIHIEDQPQLKAGIEDGRYDITFSTDNLQSELVSSLKLFREKLVLISKEEIELTRLEQYRWIVFSHGDNLYKISKKPSDTIITVDSIDTILNLVKNNLGIAVVPDHVLKKSENLQIYNLKSLPNSDIYMTTLNYKHMPAHIREMTTIISAK; translated from the coding sequence ATGGACTATAGATATTTAAAAGCATTTCTCTATACTGCTGAATACGCCAGTTTTTCTAAAGCTGCGCAGAAACTTAAAATCGCTCAATCAGCAGTAAGCCGACAAATAAAACTCCTAGAAGAGTCACTTGATGAAGAACTCATTATGAGATCATCTAAGAAAGTTCTCCTTACAACAAAGGGAAAAGAACTCTATCTTGTGGCCAAGCAATTTGATGAGATGACTGATGAGATATTTCAAAAAGAAGAGAAGAAACCTCTTCGTATTGGAATTTTAAATGGTCTCTTGAAAAATTGGTTTACTCCTTATCTAACAAAGTATTGCAAGAAGTACTCTAGAGAGCTCTCTATCCATATTGAAGATCAGCCTCAACTTAAGGCCGGAATAGAAGATGGTCGCTATGATATTACTTTCTCAACTGACAATCTTCAGTCAGAATTAGTTTCTTCGCTAAAACTCTTTAGAGAGAAATTAGTTCTTATTTCTAAGGAAGAAATTGAACTAACTCGTCTTGAGCAATATAGATGGATTGTTTTTAGTCATGGAGATAATCTCTACAAAATAAGCAAGAAGCCAAGCGATACAATTATCACAGTGGATTCAATTGATACTATTTTAAATCTCGTAAAGAATAATTTGGGAATTGCAGTTGTGCCTGACCACGTTCTTAAGAAGAGTGAAAATCTTCAAATTTATAATCTCAAGTCGCTTCCAAATTCTGATATCTACATGACGACTTTAAATTATAAGCATATGCCTGCTCATATACGAGAGATGACAACGATCATCTCTGCCAAGTAA
- a CDS encoding FliG C-terminal domain-containing protein, producing the protein MLFKGGVREAAKILSALSMSERERILKDIASKDPQTAELLRKNLITFEDLKLMTVKMLAELLREIKIYDLALGLRMGSKELQQFILSNVSSSIKEEILQTLNGPVRPVSEVEESIARIMQVVREKVEKGELILSTSSEELV; encoded by the coding sequence ATGCTTTTTAAAGGTGGAGTGAGAGAGGCCGCAAAGATATTGAGTGCTCTCTCTATGTCTGAAAGAGAGAGAATTCTTAAAGATATCGCTAGCAAAGATCCTCAAACAGCAGAGCTTCTTCGAAAGAACTTAATTACTTTTGAAGATCTAAAATTAATGACCGTGAAAATGCTGGCCGAGCTACTCAGAGAGATTAAAATCTATGATCTCGCTCTAGGCCTTCGCATGGGTTCAAAAGAATTACAGCAATTTATTCTAAGTAATGTCTCTTCATCCATTAAGGAGGAAATTCTTCAAACTTTGAATGGGCCAGTGCGTCCAGTGAGTGAAGTTGAGGAGAGTATCGCTAGAATAATGCAAGTAGTAAGAGAAAAAGTTGAAAAGGGTGAGCTTATTCTGTCCACTTCTAGTGAAGAGTTAGTCTGA